The DNA region GTGTATTTAAAGAAGAATATGTTCGTAGACGAACTATTTGTTCAGAATGTACTAACGGTTGGCGTTGTCCTCATTGCGGATGTATGCTTTGGGCGAAAGTTGCCTTGGTGACGGAGAAATGCCCAGAGGGAAAATGGTGATAGTTGGCATGCAAGAGGTCGCAAGTTCGGGATCCTGGAACTGTATAATGTTATATGATAACGTAAAATTAGAATAGAACCCCATTGCCGAAATTTGATTAATGTGCCACAATTATACTATTGACGAGCACGAATAGGAGTTTGGGCTACCGATCTAATATTTTTTATCTTATCCTCACATCGTCCTTCGGATGAATGTGAAGAGGATAAGATAAAAAATGCTCTTTATGTGAAAAAACTTGTTGACCGACTATGGATCATAGGATTATACATTATCACCTTAAATATTCTCAATCTTTTTTTCAAGTAAGGATTTAATGGCACTGTAAAAAATATTATAAACCAAAATATAATTTGCATTCGTAATTTTTTGTGTATTATAGAAATTTAAATATAATGATAACAATGTAGCATAAATTTACTATATTTAGAAATTCGGAGATATAATTATGAATAAAAGAAGTTTTAATGGCATAATTCCTGCCCTTTATACATGTTTTGAAGATAGTGGCAGTGTTAACTATAAAGAAACTGCAAGGCTTGCCAAATGGTTAGTTAAAAAGGGGTGCGGAGGATTTTATTTGTGCGGTACAACGGGAAGTGGATTGCTTCTTAGTAAAGAAGAACGGGAAAAAATTCTCGAATCTGTTGCAGAATCTGTTAATGGTGATGTGCCAATTATGGTGCATGTAGGTTCAATGGCAACAAAAGATGCAGTAGAATTAGCGAAACATGCTGCGGGAATAAAAGGAGTATGTGGTATTAGTTCGCTGCCTCCGCAATATTATCCAGTCGGCTTTGATGATGAAATAGCAAATCTTTCTATTATTGCCGAAGCTACGGATATTCCATTTTATCCCTATTTATTTGAGTCAACAGTCAACAAATATGGAGTGGATAATTTAATCAATGGTTTTGCAAAAATACCAAATATGGCAGGAATAAAAGCTTTTGTTGCGGATTTGTCTATACATCAGGCAATAGTTAACAATGGTCCCGCACATTGGCAATTATTTCATGGGTTTGATCAATGCCTTTTACAGGCATTATCGATTCCTCAGATAACAGCCGTAATAGGTTCAACATATAATGTAGTACCTGAAATTGTTATTGAAATTTTCAATGCAATTAAAAACAATGATTATAAAAAAGGCAGTGCGCTAAGTTGTGAATTTCGCAAGTATTGGCTCTCTATACAAGGCTACTCATTTCTTGGCTTTGGCAGCTACTTTCTCAAAAAACGTGGTTTCAGAATGGGCCAGCCTAGGCTTCCACTTCGATGGCCTGATAATGATGAGATCATTGTGGTTGAAAACCGCATGCAAAAGTCTGGTTTTAATTTGGAAAACGGCGGCATAATGTAAAAATAAGTTATTTTTATAAGTCTATGCATTTTAATGTTTTATATTAGCAAAATAAGCATTTTTTAGAGGTTTTTTTTAATGTATTTAAATTTTTTGGTTGACAATTTATATGGACATGATAACCTTATCATGAAAACGATATCATAGAAACTAAAAATATGCAAATTGATGAACTAAAAACAACGTTGAAGAAAAAGAAACCGAGCCTTATTAATGTTGCGGAATTGGCAAAAGTAAGTCCGGTAACTGTGGCACGTACTTTCGCAGGTTCAGCACCGGTTGCTGAGAAGACACGGCAGAGTGTTGAAGCTGCGGCGAGAGAATTAGGTTACAAGCCGAATTTACTTGCCAGAGGATTACGCGGAGGCAGGACTCAAACGATAGGGGTTTTATGGTCTTTGGGCGGCCCCCCGGCTGCGGTTCAAATGACAAGAAATCTTACCATTCGAGTGCAAAGGCGAGGATATGTTCCTTCGGTAATGGATAATATTTTTGATGATGTTGAAATTGCCAAGACCCTTGAAGATTACAGTCATCGCGGCATAGATGGCATTGTGGTTGAATGGGGACCTCCTGTTCCAAAAGATAAAAATATATTTTCCCTTCTCAAGAGATTCCGAGCGGCAGTAGTTGTTACGCCAAGTTATCAGGGGTTGGGAGTTGACGAAGTTGTTCAAGACAGGCTTGGAGCGATTTCCGCAGTTGCTGAACACTTTGCGGCGACAGGACGCAACTATCCGGCAATCATAATGCCATTGACTTCAGCGAAAGAAAAAGTAGGTGCTTTTGTGCAGACTCTGGAGAAAAAGGGAATTCCATTATCGAAGATAGCATTTGTAGATTGTCCATGGGGACCAAGCCAGGTGTTTACTCAAACCTATTATGATGTTCTGGAAGGAAGATTTCCGAAAGGCCATACTAAATTGCCAGATTGTCTATTTTGTGGTGCTGATGAAGGTGCAATCGCCGCTGTCGCATGGGCAAAAAATCGCGGCTTGCGTGTTCCTCAAGATATTGCAATAGTAGGTTTTAACGATAATGATGGCCTTAAATTTATGGACCCTCCGATAGCAAGTATTTCACGACGAAATTATGATGTAGCTGATGCTATTGAAGAAATGTTATTCGGCCGTTTGGAAGAACCGCAGTCGCCGGTGCGTACTAAGCAAATTTCAATGGAATTTATTTGGCGTGAATCTGCTGGTTAGCTTTTTGCAGATGCAAGCTGTGTAAAAAATATATTGTTGATAAAAGTTAATGGCGAAAGGAGGTTTAAGAAAAAAAACAATTAGGCGGGAAAAAATATAATTGATATAAATTAGTTTTTTGGAGGAAGTATAATGAAAAAGTATTTAACAGTTTTGTTTGTAGTAGCAGTACTTGGAAGCGGGATTGTAAGGGCTGAGTTTATGGACTTTGTTGCAGTTGGCGATGCCGGCAATGTGGCTGACACGCGTTTAGTCAGAGGGGCTTATACCTTTGGTGCGGTAAATTATGATTATGGTATTGGCACCTACGAGGTAACTAATGCGCAGTATGCGACATTCCTGAATTCGGTTGCAGCAGATGATATATATGGCCTATATAATGAGAACATGGGAAGTTCCTCCTACGCTTATAGAGGTGGAATAACCCGAAGCGGTTCGGCAGGGTCATATACATACAGCACGATTTCGGGACGTGAAAATATGCCCGTAAACTGGGTTAGTTGGGTATCAACGGCAAGATTTGCAAATTGGATGAACAATGGTATGCAGAATGACGCATCTACTACAGAATATGGCGCATATGACGATCCTTTCCTCGAACCAGCGACGCATAACGCAAATGCCAAATACTGGATTCCTACTGCGGATGAATTTTATAAGGCTGCATATTATAAAGGCGGCGGCACAGACGCAGGTTACTGGATATACCCAACACAAAGCGATTCTACGCCTGTTGGTGGTCCAGATGGAGCGAGTTATCCCGCAACAAACCGAATTAATTATCAAGCGGACAATTATGATTTCGGTGAAGGTTATGACCAGGGTGATTTAGTTGCTGTTGGTAACTACTCTCTATCATCAAGTGCCTATGGTGCGTTTGATATGGGCGGAAATGTATTCGAGTGGAATGAAGGTTATGCACTGGGTGGATATCCGGATACATACAGATGGCGTAATGGCGGCAATTTCCTGCAGAATTCAGCAAGTGAAGTATCTTATGATTCATTGAGCGTAGCAATTGCAGCGAATGGACAGAGAGTTACAGGATTTAGAATTGCATGCGATCCTACTATGGTTCCAGAACCGACAACGATATGTCTTATGAGTGCAGGGCTTATTGGTTTATTAAGAAAACGGAAATAATGAAAGATTGTTTAGGGGCGCAATTTCTGCGCCCCATTTTAAAGCAGTCTTTAGGAGCTAATTGTGAAATACAGAATTTTACAGGTAAAGAGTCATGGCTTGGAAAAAGCCGAGGGAAAACCGTTGGCGGGTTTTACACTGGTTGAACTTCTGGTTGTTATCTCGATCATCGCCATACTGCTTGCAGTATTGATGCCTGCTTTGAGCAAAGCACGTGAACAGGGGAAAGCAACTGTCTGCAAATCGAATTTAAAGCAGTTGGGACTGGGGTTTACTTTGTACGCAGAGGCTTATAATGGCGGATTGCCGCAGGCCGACGGCGGCTTCAAGGTTATATATCCTTATCTTTCAATAGACAAAAATGTGTACAATGCACTTAATGGCGGCAGCAAGTATTTTTGGTGCCCAAGTGTAAAAACAGAATATAATAATGTGTCATATGGCCTAAACTGGGTAAATGTTTTTGCGACTAAAACGGATAATGGTCAGAGTTGGGGTAACCCCGCATTGGAAATAAGCCGTAAACTGCCGAGGGTTCCGCGTACAACCTTTTTGATGGCTGATGCGGGTAGCGGCGATGGCAAGATATGTCCACCTACAAGGTGGATATTTGACTATGATGCAGACAAAGATGGGACAAAAGATTCCTGTGCAAATCTTGTCAGAGGATACGGGAAGATTGCGATATATAATTTTTTCGTTCCGAGACATAACAAAACGGGCAATGTATTACTTGCTGGAATGTCTGTAACGGCAGTACCCATTCGGGATTGGGCTACCAATAAGAACGGTGTATGGGGACGATCGGACAGACCTTAGTTGCGAGTTTTTTCAAATTTTTAAATAGGAGTTTTTATGTATAAAATAATAACGATTTGTTTTTTGGGGTTAATTCTTGGGAGTTTGAGTTACGGTGCAACTGCAAAAAAAGTGATTCAAATGGGATATGATGACCCAAATACCGCTTTATTTATAACGAATATAAATGAAATGAAGAGTCAGCCGTTTGATGGAACTGGTTTTTTTGCTGAACCATTGAACCCAACGACAAGGAATCAATTCAGTTGGCAGTGCTGGGGAACGACGATGTTTAGCCGTTCTGATTTGCAGCATTGCATCGACGAACTTAATGCAGTCAGCGATTATGGTAATTTTACGGAAAACTTCTTAAGAGTTACTGTCGCGGCAGATAAGGATGTTACATGGTTTGTAGACTGGTTCGATGATTTCAATTCCATCAAAGCCAATATGGCAACCGCAACGTGGATGATAAAGCAGGGTGGCGCTAAGGGTATGTTTTTCGATATCGAATCTTATTCCGGCCAGCTCTGGCAATATTCAGAACAAAAATATAAAACTACAAAAACTTTTGCGCAATACCAGGCACAGGTCAAGCAGCGCGGCCGTGAAGTAATGCAGGCAATGCAGGCTGAAGACCCAAATGTACTCATTTTCTTAGCAGCCGCTTATAGTTATGTTTGGGGTCCGAGCCAAATAAACGGTAATATATCAGAACTGCCCAACGTTCAATATGGTTTGCTTCCTGCATTCCTCGATGGTATGCTTGAAGTAGCCGGTACGGGCGTGAGATTTGTCGATGGTTATGAAGGCTCTTATAAATTTAAAACTCTGACAGAATTCCAAAACGCAAGAACTGCATTTACAACAGACTGTCTGCCGATTGTTGCTGATGATGCTAAATATGTGCAGAAGTATACATTAGGTTTTGGTTTGTGGATGGATGTCGATCATAGGATTGGGGGCTGGTATACAAGTCCTACCCAGCAGTATTTAAATTATTTCAATCCTGATGAATTTGAATCTGCTTTGAAATATGCGTTGAGTGTTGCTGATGAATATGTCTGGGTTTATTCAGAGACACTTTTCTGGTGGAATGTTCATGGTGGTAACAGGAATATACCATACACTTATCACGCAGCAGTTCGATTTGGCCGGTCGAATGAGTTTATGGAGTTTGTACCTGTCGAAGATATTGGCAATTCAGTGGATTCACGGCCTGTAACATTTATAGGACAAACATTCTTTTTTGGAAATGTGCCATATAAATATCAAATTGGAAAATATGAGGTGACTAACGCACAATATTGTGCTTTTTTAAACGCGGTTGCTGCAAGTGATCCTCATGAATTATATTATTATGATCCTTTATTTGAAATGAATCCCAACGGAGATTCGAGTTATCCCAACAGAGGCGGTATCGAGCGCAGCGGTTCTGATGGCAGTTATACCTATAGTACAATTCCAGGCAGGGCACATCTGCCAGTTAACTGGGTAAGCTGGCGTTCGGCTGCGAGATTTGCCAACTGGATGCACAATGGAAGGCTCAATGATGCCAGCACCACCGAATATGGGGCTTATGATGCAAGTACTTTCAATGAAGTAAATCCTAATCCCAACGGTTGGGGCAAAACTGATCAGTTGACACATTTTCCAAATGCCAAGTATTGGATACCTAAAACGAATGAATGGTATAAGGCGGCATTTTATAAAAGCGGCGGCACCAATGCCGGCTACTGGACATATCCAACACAGAGCGACACTGCTCCTGCACCGGGACCATTTGACATTGATTTTAATCGTGCAAATCATACGGCTGACAATTTCGATTTTGGTGAAGGTGTGGACCATGGCGATATGGTTTCAGTGGGTTTTTACACTGCTTCACCAGGCGCTTATGGAACATTTGATATGGGTGGAAATGTTTTTGAACTAATGGAGGAATGGGCTCCTGCGGGTTATGAAAACAATTTGCGCAGAAGGCATGGAGGCGCATGGTGTCATGATTATTCATATTTGATGTATAATACTTTGAGTTATGATTATTGGGGACCGTATTTGGATACAGGATTCAGGCTGGCATTCAGCGGCCCGCAATGTGTAGAGCCAATTGTAGGCGATATATATCCTGACTGTAAGATTGATTTTATGGACATGGCAAAGATGGTTGAAAGTTGGCTCGAATGCAGTCGAGTTCCGCAAAGCGAATGTTATTAATAACACTGAAATAAAGGTAGTCGATATATAAACAGATATAATAGGAGTAACAATGAAAAAGCAATTAATAGCTTTATGTTCTGTATCTTTTATCGCATTGTTTTGTGCTGGAAGTTTAAAAGCTGATTTCATGGATTTTGTTGTAGTTGGAGATCCATGCAATGCATCGGATACACGTTTAGTTCGTAATACACTGTGGGGCAATGTAAACTATTTGTACAAAATTGGAAAATACGAAGTTACAAATAATCAGTACGTAGCCTTTTTGTGTGCGGTTGCTTCAAAAGACGATCCTCATAGCTTATATAATACAAATATGGCCAATCCCGTATATCCAACCAGAGGAGGAATAGTTAGAGGCGGTTCTCCAGGAGCATATATATACGGACTTAATGGCGGATATGGTGATAAACCAGTTAACTGGGTCAGTTGGCGTTCAGCAGCGAGATTTGCCAATTGGATGCATAATGGAATGCTAAACGACTCAAATACCACTGAATATGGCGTTTATTCGAATATTGATTCAGAACCGACGACTGTAACTCATAATGCAGACGCAAAATTCTGGATTACAACAGCAAATGAATGGTATAAAGCGGCATTTTACAAAGGCGGCGCCAACGCAGGCTATTGGACATACACAACCCAAAGTAATTCAGCGCCTGTCGGCGGACCGTTACCTACAGACCCTGATAACAAAAAAGTTAATTATCAAGCTAACGGTTTTGATTGGGGAGACGGTGTAGGTTATGGCAAGACGACATTTGTTGGAACATATTACGAATCACCAGGGCCGTATGGTACTTTTGACCAGGGCGGCAATCTCTATGAATGGAATGAAGGCAGAGTTCCAACTTTTCCTGCAACCTATCGTATACGAAATGGCGGTTCTTTTCTTAAAGATGCTGCAAGTGATGTTTCGTATGCCTCAATGCATTATGCGATTGCAACAGCCACAAACAATGAGACTGGTTTTAGACTCTCGACCATTTTTACTGGTTGCTTGACAGCATTCCCAGGTGATCTGAATGGCGATTGCAAAGTTGACTTTACGGATTTTGCGTTGTTAGCATCTCATTGGGCCGAGTGCAATTTGGACCCTGCAGAAGCATGCAATTAATCTGATGCAATAAGTTCACGTGTGTTGCAGGCCATAAGGAAATGGCTGACGGTTGAAAATCTTTGATTTCTATGTACAATCCCTATAAAACTATTTAAGGGATTTTGGGAGCTAAAAATGTCTTTAGTGAAGGTTGTTCTCCTTGGTGCAGGCAGCAGGGGTAATGTCTATTCCAACTATATACAGCAGCATTCCGGCGATGTAGAACTTGTCGGTCTTGCAGAGCCAAGAGAATATTATAGAAATCAATTTGCCCAAAAGCATAAAATTCCTAAAGAAAATGTATTCGAAGATTGGCAGGGGCTGGCGTCAAAAGATAAATTCGCGGATGCCGTCATTATAGCTTTGCAGGATTCGATACATGTTGAGCCGGCAGTTGCGTTTGCCAAAAAAGGCTATCATATTCTGCTTGAAAAACCGATGGCGACTACAGAGCAGGGATGCAGGCAAATTGTTGATGCCGTTAAGAAAGCAAATATCATTTTTGGTGTGTGTCATGTATTGAGATATACGCCTTATAGTCAGAAACTTAAAAATATTCTTGATAGCGGCAGAATCGGCGAAATAGTAAGTATTCAG from Planctomycetaceae bacterium includes:
- a CDS encoding SUMF1/EgtB/PvdO family nonheme iron enzyme, which translates into the protein MYKIITICFLGLILGSLSYGATAKKVIQMGYDDPNTALFITNINEMKSQPFDGTGFFAEPLNPTTRNQFSWQCWGTTMFSRSDLQHCIDELNAVSDYGNFTENFLRVTVAADKDVTWFVDWFDDFNSIKANMATATWMIKQGGAKGMFFDIESYSGQLWQYSEQKYKTTKTFAQYQAQVKQRGREVMQAMQAEDPNVLIFLAAAYSYVWGPSQINGNISELPNVQYGLLPAFLDGMLEVAGTGVRFVDGYEGSYKFKTLTEFQNARTAFTTDCLPIVADDAKYVQKYTLGFGLWMDVDHRIGGWYTSPTQQYLNYFNPDEFESALKYALSVADEYVWVYSETLFWWNVHGGNRNIPYTYHAAVRFGRSNEFMEFVPVEDIGNSVDSRPVTFIGQTFFFGNVPYKYQIGKYEVTNAQYCAFLNAVAASDPHELYYYDPLFEMNPNGDSSYPNRGGIERSGSDGSYTYSTIPGRAHLPVNWVSWRSAARFANWMHNGRLNDASTTEYGAYDASTFNEVNPNPNGWGKTDQLTHFPNAKYWIPKTNEWYKAAFYKSGGTNAGYWTYPTQSDTAPAPGPFDIDFNRANHTADNFDFGEGVDHGDMVSVGFYTASPGAYGTFDMGGNVFELMEEWAPAGYENNLRRRHGGAWCHDYSYLMYNTLSYDYWGPYLDTGFRLAFSGPQCVEPIVGDIYPDCKIDFMDMAKMVESWLECSRVPQSECY
- a CDS encoding dihydrodipicolinate synthase family protein, which encodes MNKRSFNGIIPALYTCFEDSGSVNYKETARLAKWLVKKGCGGFYLCGTTGSGLLLSKEEREKILESVAESVNGDVPIMVHVGSMATKDAVELAKHAAGIKGVCGISSLPPQYYPVGFDDEIANLSIIAEATDIPFYPYLFESTVNKYGVDNLINGFAKIPNMAGIKAFVADLSIHQAIVNNGPAHWQLFHGFDQCLLQALSIPQITAVIGSTYNVVPEIVIEIFNAIKNNDYKKGSALSCEFRKYWLSIQGYSFLGFGSYFLKKRGFRMGQPRLPLRWPDNDEIIVVENRMQKSGFNLENGGIM
- a CDS encoding SUMF1/EgtB/PvdO family nonheme iron enzyme gives rise to the protein MKKYLTVLFVVAVLGSGIVRAEFMDFVAVGDAGNVADTRLVRGAYTFGAVNYDYGIGTYEVTNAQYATFLNSVAADDIYGLYNENMGSSSYAYRGGITRSGSAGSYTYSTISGRENMPVNWVSWVSTARFANWMNNGMQNDASTTEYGAYDDPFLEPATHNANAKYWIPTADEFYKAAYYKGGGTDAGYWIYPTQSDSTPVGGPDGASYPATNRINYQADNYDFGEGYDQGDLVAVGNYSLSSSAYGAFDMGGNVFEWNEGYALGGYPDTYRWRNGGNFLQNSASEVSYDSLSVAIAANGQRVTGFRIACDPTMVPEPTTICLMSAGLIGLLRKRK
- a CDS encoding LacI family transcriptional regulator, coding for MQIDELKTTLKKKKPSLINVAELAKVSPVTVARTFAGSAPVAEKTRQSVEAAARELGYKPNLLARGLRGGRTQTIGVLWSLGGPPAAVQMTRNLTIRVQRRGYVPSVMDNIFDDVEIAKTLEDYSHRGIDGIVVEWGPPVPKDKNIFSLLKRFRAAVVVTPSYQGLGVDEVVQDRLGAISAVAEHFAATGRNYPAIIMPLTSAKEKVGAFVQTLEKKGIPLSKIAFVDCPWGPSQVFTQTYYDVLEGRFPKGHTKLPDCLFCGADEGAIAAVAWAKNRGLRVPQDIAIVGFNDNDGLKFMDPPIASISRRNYDVADAIEEMLFGRLEEPQSPVRTKQISMEFIWRESAG
- a CDS encoding formylglycine-generating enzyme family protein, with protein sequence MKKQLIALCSVSFIALFCAGSLKADFMDFVVVGDPCNASDTRLVRNTLWGNVNYLYKIGKYEVTNNQYVAFLCAVASKDDPHSLYNTNMANPVYPTRGGIVRGGSPGAYIYGLNGGYGDKPVNWVSWRSAARFANWMHNGMLNDSNTTEYGVYSNIDSEPTTVTHNADAKFWITTANEWYKAAFYKGGANAGYWTYTTQSNSAPVGGPLPTDPDNKKVNYQANGFDWGDGVGYGKTTFVGTYYESPGPYGTFDQGGNLYEWNEGRVPTFPATYRIRNGGSFLKDAASDVSYASMHYAIATATNNETGFRLSTIFTGCLTAFPGDLNGDCKVDFTDFALLASHWAECNLDPAEACN